A single Streptomyces sannanensis DNA region contains:
- a CDS encoding NADH-quinone oxidoreductase subunit I, with product MSPIPGSGLAKGLAVTLRTMTKRAGTHQYPDVQPALPPRTRGVIGLFEENCTVCMLCARECPDWCIYIDSHKETVPAVTPGGRERSRNVLDRFAIDFSLCMYCGICIEVCPFDALFWSPEFEYAETDILELTHERAKLREWMWTVPEPPALDPRAEEPKELAAARKAADKLAAEQAAAAAPGTDTATGTERDGGDTPGTNAGGPA from the coding sequence ATGTCCCCGATCCCGGGATCCGGCCTCGCCAAGGGGCTGGCCGTCACCCTGCGGACGATGACGAAGCGTGCGGGCACGCATCAGTACCCGGACGTCCAGCCGGCGCTTCCGCCCCGCACCCGCGGTGTGATCGGGCTGTTCGAGGAGAACTGCACCGTTTGCATGCTCTGTGCGCGCGAGTGCCCGGACTGGTGCATCTACATCGACTCCCACAAGGAGACGGTTCCGGCGGTCACCCCCGGCGGCCGTGAGCGCAGCCGTAACGTCCTCGACCGCTTCGCGATCGACTTCTCGCTCTGCATGTACTGCGGTATCTGCATCGAGGTGTGTCCTTTCGACGCGTTGTTCTGGTCCCCGGAGTTCGAGTACGCGGAGACGGACATCCTCGAGCTGACCCACGAGCGGGCCAAGCTCCGGGAGTGGATGTGGACGGTCCCGGAGCCGCCCGCGCTCGACCCGCGCGCGGAGGAGCCCAAGGAACTCGCCGCCGCCCGCAAGGCTGCCGACAAACTGGCCGCCGAACAGGCCGCCGCGGCCGCGCCCGGCACGGACACCGCCACCGGCACGGAGCGGGACGGCGGGGACACGCCGGGCACGAACGCAGGAGGCCCGGCATGA
- a CDS encoding NADH-quinone oxidoreductase subunit J, with protein MMLAAQGAARLAAEGNGFLSPTGVEVAFLLVGIATLGAAVITVSTRQLVHAALWLVVTLGGLAVEYLLLTAEFIAWVQVLIYVGSVVVLLLFGLMLTKAPIGRSPDADSGNRPAAVAVAVAAAGALVWVVVDAFRTTWINLDGPAQGSTRVSGEILFRHWVLPFEALSVLLLAALVGAIVLSRKSGKEQR; from the coding sequence ATGATGCTGGCCGCTCAGGGCGCCGCGCGCCTCGCCGCCGAAGGCAACGGCTTTCTCTCCCCGACCGGTGTCGAGGTCGCCTTCCTCCTCGTCGGTATCGCCACCCTGGGCGCGGCCGTGATCACGGTCTCGACCAGGCAGTTGGTGCACGCCGCGCTCTGGCTCGTCGTGACGCTCGGCGGGCTCGCCGTGGAGTACCTCCTGCTGACGGCGGAGTTCATCGCCTGGGTGCAGGTGCTGATCTACGTCGGCTCCGTGGTCGTCCTCCTTCTCTTCGGGCTGATGCTCACCAAGGCGCCCATCGGCCGCTCCCCGGACGCCGATTCCGGCAACCGCCCGGCCGCGGTCGCCGTGGCCGTCGCCGCGGCCGGGGCACTCGTCTGGGTCGTCGTGGACGCGTTCCGTACAACCTGGATCAACCTGGACGGGCCCGCCCAGGGGTCCACCCGGGTGTCCGGCGAGATCCTCTTCCGGCACTGGGTGCTTCCCTTCGAGGCACTGTCCGTCCTGCTGCTGGCCGCGCTCGTCGGCGCGATCGTCCTGTCCCGTAAGAGCGGTAAGGAGCAGCGCTGA
- the nuoK gene encoding NADH-quinone oxidoreductase subunit NuoK, with the protein MHLAYPAVLSALLFCTGLYGVLARRNAILVLMSVELMLNAVNLNLVAFDVWMRDTLHAGQALTLFVIAIAAAEIGIGLAIVLAVYRNRGTSDIDRLRDAAEGRGDDHPEAIAPAQKTEAAA; encoded by the coding sequence ATGCATCTCGCCTATCCCGCCGTGCTGTCGGCCCTCCTCTTCTGCACCGGCCTGTACGGGGTGCTCGCGCGCCGCAACGCGATCCTGGTCCTGATGTCCGTCGAGCTGATGCTCAACGCCGTCAACCTCAACCTGGTCGCCTTCGACGTGTGGATGCGCGACACCCTGCACGCCGGCCAGGCGCTCACCCTCTTCGTCATCGCCATCGCCGCCGCCGAGATCGGCATAGGTCTGGCGATCGTGCTGGCGGTCTACCGCAACCGCGGCACCTCGGACATCGACAGGCTCCGCGACGCCGCAGAGGGTCGCGGCGACGACCACCCCGAAGCAATCGCCCCGGCACAGAAGACTGAGGCTGCCGCGTGA